The following are encoded in a window of Roseimaritima ulvae genomic DNA:
- a CDS encoding WD40 repeat domain-containing protein gives MNPIETETITKTSEPSVDPLHTHRVAEYKHERPLTTLCCDPTGQYVAAGAEDLDVQLWNLEDEQRRTLQGHDSWVRSLQFSADSSRLYTACWGGVVKAWDLTPPEPTVLYSIQAHQGSARWVSVSPDGKFLATGGNDLLVKIWDAENGTLLQAFSGHRRHVYGVQFHPTAPFIVSQDLVGVVKVWNLLTGQAERTFVADMMTGYDKKFAADMGGSRDLQFHPDGSRWASAGITKLTNGFAGDQDPIIVVFDWETCEPLHQLRAAQNFKGIAWGARFHPRGFVVGAGAHKNGKGELWFYDLTQDQPYHTVALPRAARGLGLIGDDRLAVAHVDGNVGVYQMSKPEPHDS, from the coding sequence ATGAACCCTATCGAAACGGAAACGATAACGAAAACGTCTGAACCCAGCGTCGATCCGCTCCACACTCACCGGGTCGCAGAATACAAACACGAGCGGCCTCTGACCACGCTGTGTTGCGATCCCACCGGACAATACGTCGCCGCCGGCGCCGAGGATTTGGACGTTCAGTTGTGGAACCTCGAGGACGAACAACGGCGGACCCTACAAGGGCATGACAGCTGGGTGCGGTCGCTGCAGTTTTCCGCCGACAGTTCGCGGCTGTATACGGCTTGCTGGGGTGGAGTCGTCAAAGCTTGGGACCTGACGCCGCCAGAGCCAACGGTGCTGTACAGCATTCAGGCCCATCAAGGCTCCGCTCGCTGGGTCAGTGTCAGCCCCGACGGCAAGTTCTTGGCCACTGGCGGCAACGATCTATTGGTGAAGATCTGGGACGCCGAAAACGGCACGCTGCTGCAGGCCTTTTCCGGTCACAGGCGACACGTCTACGGCGTGCAGTTCCATCCCACGGCTCCGTTCATCGTGTCGCAAGACTTGGTAGGCGTGGTCAAGGTTTGGAATCTATTAACCGGCCAAGCAGAAAGGACGTTCGTGGCGGACATGATGACCGGCTATGACAAAAAGTTCGCCGCCGACATGGGTGGCAGCCGCGACTTGCAGTTTCATCCCGACGGCAGCCGATGGGCCAGTGCGGGAATTACCAAACTGACCAACGGGTTCGCCGGCGACCAGGATCCGATCATCGTGGTTTTTGACTGGGAAACCTGCGAGCCCCTGCACCAACTTCGAGCAGCGCAGAATTTTAAAGGAATCGCCTGGGGCGCCCGCTTCCATCCGCGCGGATTTGTTGTCGGAGCCGGGGCGCATAAGAACGGCAAGGGGGAACTGTGGTTTTATGATCTTACACAGGATCAACCGTACCACACAGTCGCGCTGCCCCGCGCCGCCCGTGGCTTGGGCTTGATCGGCGACGACCGCCTGGCGGTAGCCCACGTCGATGGAAATGTCGGCGTGTACCAGATGTCCAAGCCCGAGCCACACGACAGCTGA
- a CDS encoding DUF1501 domain-containing protein, producing the protein MRRNQGCSPVEHVLARRQFLAGSASAAVGACLSKPVQAHPLMQADSLKRSGKRILQIFLQGGVSQLESWDPKPGTKFGGPFRAIPTSVPGMHISELLPHTASRMHHLSIVRSINSKINDHRKGMLYMEKGRPTGDFPYLGSVASKYLAGPDAALPGYIHITTRGINDSTAAFLGAQHAQLKLEGVQPPSNLDLPQDLDEELDAQRESLRRQFDEPFAQHRSNAELDTYDAAFQQAALLMARKKIFEGSASEKDLSRYGTHDFARYCLLARTLLENGATCVKVTHHGYDSHAENFNFHLEQLGEFDKPFAMLMDDLSDRGMLENTLVLVCSEFGRTPKINTKYGRDHWGTAWSTVLGGCGVQSGAIIGSTNNEGTEVADREVDSGHLFHTYLRAVGLDSYAEHDLPGRSIPIGDPAAEEIGELLS; encoded by the coding sequence GTGAGACGCAACCAAGGCTGTAGTCCGGTCGAGCACGTTCTGGCGCGACGACAGTTCCTCGCGGGCTCCGCGTCCGCAGCGGTCGGCGCCTGCTTGAGCAAACCAGTTCAAGCCCATCCGCTGATGCAAGCCGATTCTTTAAAACGATCCGGCAAACGCATCCTGCAGATCTTTTTGCAGGGCGGCGTCAGCCAGCTGGAATCCTGGGACCCCAAACCGGGCACCAAATTTGGCGGACCGTTTCGCGCTATCCCGACTTCGGTGCCCGGCATGCACATTTCGGAACTGCTGCCTCACACCGCCAGCCGCATGCATCATCTGTCGATCGTGCGGAGCATCAACAGCAAGATCAACGATCATCGCAAGGGCATGCTGTATATGGAAAAGGGCCGACCGACCGGCGACTTTCCCTACCTGGGCTCGGTGGCCTCGAAATACCTGGCGGGCCCCGACGCCGCGCTACCCGGTTACATCCACATTACAACGCGAGGCATCAACGATTCGACCGCCGCGTTTCTAGGCGCTCAACACGCCCAGCTCAAGCTCGAAGGCGTGCAACCGCCGTCTAACCTCGACCTGCCCCAAGATCTCGACGAAGAACTGGACGCCCAGCGGGAGAGTTTACGGCGGCAGTTCGACGAACCGTTTGCTCAACACCGCAGCAACGCCGAACTGGATACCTACGACGCTGCGTTTCAGCAAGCCGCCCTGCTGATGGCTCGCAAGAAGATTTTCGAAGGCAGTGCGTCGGAAAAAGATCTTTCACGTTACGGCACGCATGACTTTGCCCGGTATTGTCTGCTGGCTCGTACCCTGCTGGAAAACGGAGCCACCTGCGTCAAGGTCACGCACCATGGTTACGACTCGCACGCCGAGAACTTCAACTTCCACCTGGAGCAACTGGGCGAATTCGATAAACCGTTCGCCATGCTGATGGACGACCTATCCGATCGCGGGATGCTGGAAAATACGCTGGTCTTGGTCTGCTCTGAATTTGGTCGCACGCCCAAGATCAACACCAAATACGGCCGCGACCATTGGGGCACCGCTTGGTCGACGGTACTGGGCGGCTGTGGCGTGCAGTCCGGTGCAATCATTGGTAGCACCAACAACGAGGGCACCGAAGTGGCGGACCGTGAGGTTGATTCCGGACATCTGTTTCACACCTATTTGCGAGCCGTGGGTCTGGATTCGTACGCTGAACACGACCTGCCCGGCCGCTCGATTCCCATTGGCGACCCCGCCGCCGAAGAGATCGGAGAGCTATTGTCATGA